The nucleotide window TAGAATAGTTAAAAATATTGGAGCAGCAGGATTAGAAATATCATATACTAATACTTGGTCAGTTCTTTCAAGGCCAACAAATAGAATATAACGTTGATTAGCTATATTTAAAACTTCTACGCTTTCAGGTTCGGCACCTTTATCGTCACTTCTTTTATCGTCATCATTAAATTTATCAGAAGTAGTTGCTAGTAGTTCTTTAGCAATTGTATTTCCACTGTCGTAAATTAAATTTCCATTTTCAGACCAAATACTAAAAGAGCGTGCACCATAAGAATATAATTTATCATAATCTCCGTCATTATCTGTATCGCCTATATCTAAAGCAATTTTTAATCTTCCTAAATTAGCTTCATTTTGATAATCATTTACAGAAGGAAAAACAGTTGGGTCTAATTTTATTTTTTTAATTCTTTCTTCATTAACAAATCCAGGAGTTCCATCATACTCTCTAGCGTCACCTTCATTTGCTGAGATAACATAACCAACTCCTTTTATAGTAACATGAGTTATAGCATCAGGTTGATACATTCCGTAAACTGGTACTTGTCGTAATTCTTTTTTACCGTCTTTATTACTTGGGTCAATTGAGTTTTTAGCTATGCTATAGTCTTTAAAACCTAAAGGATAAATAGTTTCTATTGTTTTTGTAATCAAATTTATTTTGGCAATTCCGTTGTTTTCTTGAAGTGAAACCCAAGCAGTTTTTGAATCATCTGAAATAGTTATGTATTCTGGTTCAACATCTTTAGCTAAAGTAGCATTGGGGCCAAATACTCTAAAACCTTTACTTTCTAATTCAGCCTCTTGAGAGTTAAACGAAGAAAAATCAAGAGTAGTTATTTGTTTGTTTTCAATAGAAATAATGCTAACACTTCCTAAAGGGTCATTAGTATAGTCTTTATTAGGTTCACCTTCGTTTGCGCAAACAATCATTTTCCCATCTTTAGAAAAAGTGACCATGTCAGGTAATGCCCCTACAGTAAAAGAAGCTTCTAATGATTGATCATCTGTATTGTAAAGCGCAATTTTCCCATTACTTTGTTTATTGTTATTTTCAATAGCTACAGCTAATTTACCATTGTATATACTAACGCTATTAGGTGATCCACTTGTTATTGTTATTGGTGTTTTTTTTACAGGTGTATTTAAATTTGTTATGTCATAAATTGAGATTTCTTTTTTTTCAACATTTACAATAAATATTTTTTTAGTTTTCGCATCATAAGCAGTTATTTTTGAAGCACCTTCACCGCCTACTTTAATTGTTGTTTTATGTTTAAAATTCACATTAGTGTTTTCAAGGGCAGGAGCTGGAGAGTCATCATTACAACTTGCAATGAATAAAAAAGATAATGCAATAATACTTTGTGCTAAATTTTTCATGGTTTTTATATTTCAGGCAAAGCTGTAAGTTCTTTTTTAACTAAAAGTTAGTGTAAGTGTAAGTATTTGTTATGATTAGTTAATAATTGTTTTAAAATTGTAAATTTGATAAAATCAATTAGCTAGGTAATGGATAATACATTATACAATCAAATTTTTTTAAAGCCAAGGTTTCAAATAGATTTTGAAATGAAAGCCGATTTATTACTTGAAAAAATAAAAACTAACATAGACGAAAACCAGAAGTTTAAAATGAAGGTTGTTGATAATCATATTATAGTTGATGTGCCTGAGAAAGAAAACCATTATTGGTCACCGCAATTACAAATAGAAATTGAAGAGTTAACTGAATATACAAGTAAAATTAAAGGTTTGTTTGGTCCTAAGCCCCAGGTTTGGACATTGTTTATGTTTATACACTTTGGTGTTGCTACTGCATTTTTAATTTTTGCTGTAGTTGCATATAGTAATTGGTCTTTAAAAAAAAGTGGATTTTTTCCTATAGTAATGCTTGTAGTTTTACCTTTACTATGGATTGTACTATATGCCATAGGAAGTATAGGTAAATCAACTGGGAAAAAGCAGATGGATGAACTTAAAGAATTTACTAAGCAGATTTTAAAAAATATTAAATAAAGTTAATCTTTATATCCAAAACGTTTTAATTGTTTATCATTAGAACGCCAGTTTTTGTTAACTTTTACATATAAATCAAGAAAAACTTTTTTATCAAAAAAACGCTGTAAATCTTTACGAGCTTCTGTACCAACTCGTTTAATTGCACTTCCTTTATGACCAATTATAATACCTTTTTGGGTATCACGTTCAACCATAATTACTGAGCGAATTTTTATAATATCTTCTTCTTCAGTAAAACTTTCTGTTTCTATTTCAACAGAATATGGAATTTCTTTTTTATAATGTTGTAGTATTTTTTCTCTAATTTTTTCATTAACAAAAAAACGTTCAGGTTTGTCTGTTAATTGATCTTTAGGATAAAAAGCTGGGCCTTCAGGTAAAAGTTCTATGATTTTTTGAAAAACATTTTCAACATTGAATTTTTCAAGAGCAGATATTATATAAACAAATGAATTTGGAACTTTATTTTTCCAGTAGTTAATTTTATCTTCTACTTCCTCTTGACTAGATTTATCTATTTTATTTAACAATAAAATTACCGGTATTTTACTGTGAATTATTTTATTGAAAAAAGCTTCGTTTTTTAGCTCTTTTTCTCCCATTTCTACCATGTATATGAGCACATCAGCATCTTCAAAAGCTGCTTTTACGAAATCCATCATAGATTCTTGTAGCTCATAAGCTGGTTTTATAATACCAGGTGTATCAGAAAAAACAACTTGATAATTATCATTATTCACAATTCCTAAAATACGATGTCTAGTAGTTTGTGCTTTAGAAGTAATTATAGAAAGTTTTTCACCAACGAAGGCGTTCATTAAAGTTGATTTACCAACGTTTGGATTACCAATAATATTTACAAATCCTGCTTTGTGTACCATGAGGCAAAGATACATGGTTTTTAAAAATAAAAAGGATTTTTAATGGTCTGTAATTGTAGTGGTTATGTTTTTTGCGAATAAAAAGATGCTTTTTATTTGTTTATAAAGATAAAAAAGACGTATATTTGCAACCGCAAATCGCGGGATAGAGCAGTAGGTAGCTCGTCGGGCTCATAACCCGAAGGTCACTGGTTCGAGTCCAGTTCCCGCTACTAGTAATGACAAGGCTTCACATTTCTGTGAAGCCTTTTTTTATGTTTCATATAAAACAAAATGTATTATATTATTCGTTACTCTTTCTGCTTAGAATTAAGATTTAAATATTGATGATTTCTCTTTAAAACTTTTAAACTCTATCATATAGCTATTTGGGTCTTTTACAAAAAAGGACAAGTGTTCACCAACATTTCCTTTCATAAAGGTTGTTTCAATTGTTACTCCTATATCCATTTGTAATAGTTTCCCATAAAGTTTACCAAATTCATCGATATCTAATATAATTCCGAAATGGAATGAAGGTAAAATATGTTCTTCTAATCTATAATTTTTAAATTCAAAATTAAATTCACCTGACTTGGTAAAAGTAATTTGATTTCCAAATAAATTAATATCTAACCAAGAGTTAGTATTCCTTCCTAATTCTACATTAAAAACTTTTGTATAAAAAGTCTTAGTAGTTGCCACATCTTTACAAGGTAATGATAAATGAAAGTTTGCACTCATAATTATATAATTTCTAAGTTATCTAATCTTAAAACTACAAAATCTTCGTCATCAAGATCTTCAGTTAATACAGAATAAGTAATATTAAATTTTTTTCCTTGAAACTTACCTGATTTTAAATTGTACTTTTCTATCACATCTTTTTTTATTTCTTCAAAAACAATTTCTTCTCCATTTTCTAAAAGAAAACTATAATACCCAAATTGAAAAGTTATAAAAGTACCTGTTTCGTCTATTTTTTCTTCACTTGAATAATAATTATACTTCATAGCTAGATTGGTTAAAAGTTATCATCTAAAAAATTTTCTTCATCAAAAGAGTTCTCATCTTCTATATAATCATCCATTGTTTCTTCTAACTTTCTACTAATTTTTACTAAATAAATAGTATCATTAGTTCTAACTTCAACAGCATTTATTGTTTTTCCTTCTGCATTTTGAAAGAAAATAATATCGCTGTATTCGTAACCATCAGGATATTTTTCAACTAATAAGTTTAATATATCTGTGGTTAATTTGTTGTAGTCTACAATTATTCTTTTCATAATTTTACATATTTAATAAATAAGCAAAAATTAACGGTGCAACTATAGTGGCATCACTTTCTATAATATATTTTGGCGTATCAATGTCTAGTTTTCCCCAAGTGATTTTCTCATTTGGAACGGCTCCTGAATATGAACCATAGCTAGTTGTAGAATCTGATATTTGACAGAAGTAACTCCAGAACGGAGTATCTTCTCTTTCCATATCTTGATACAGCATTGGAACTACACAGATAGGAAAATCTCCTGCAATTCCTCCACCAATTTGAAAGAAACCGATTCCATTATTTGAATTATCTGTATACCAATCAGCCAAAAAAGTCATATATTCAATACCAGACTTCATGGTTGAGGCTTTTAAATCACCTTTAAGCACATAAGAGGCAAAAATATTTCCCATTGTTGAATCTTCCCAACCAGGAACTACCATTGGTAAGTTTTTTTGTGCTGCTGCATACATCCAAGAATCTTTAATATCTATCTCATAGTATTCTTCTAAAACACCAGATAATAATAACTTGTACATAAATTCATGTGGAAAATAGCTTTCATCATTTTCCTCTGCTTCTTTCCATATTTTAAAAATATGTTTCTGTAAACGTCTAAAAGCTTCATCTTCTGGAATACAAGTATCTGTTACTCTATTCAAACCTTTCAAGAGTAAATCCCATTCGTCTTGCGGTGTTAAATCACGATAATTAGGAACACGTTTATAATGTGAATGTGCCACTAAATTCATAATATCTTCCTCTAAATTAGCTCCTGTACATGAAATAATGTGTACTTTGTCTTGACGAATTATCTCTGAAAATATTTTCCCTATTTCAGCTGTACTCATTGCTCCAGCTAATGACACTAGCATTTTAGAACCTTGTTCTAATTGTTCTTCATATCCTTTTGCTGCATCTACTAATGCCGCAGCATTAAAGTGCAAAAAATACTTTTCTATAAAGTCTGATATTGGATGTCTATTAGTATTCATCATTATCTCTAAATTTTGAAAGTTTATTAAATGGTGAGTCATTATTTTCATCTTCTTCATAATCATCATCTTTTAAAGAAAATTTATAGCTTAACATTTTATAATACAATTTAGCAGCTAAAAAATCAGATGATTTTTCTGATGGATTAGGACATAGCTCTACAATATCAAATCCAACTACATTTTTAGCTTTAAATACTTTTTGTAAAAACTCTAAAGTTTCATACCAAAACAATCCTCCTGGTTCTGGAGTTCCAGTACTTGGCATTATAGAAGGATCTAAAGCATCTAAATCAAAAGTGATAAAAACATTCCCTGTTAATTGATCAATTACATCATCCATCCAGTATTCGTTCGTAGCCATTTCATGAGCAAAAAACACTTTATCCTTGTTCATTACTCGGGTTTCTGAAACATCCATACTACGAATACCTACTTGTACCAAATTAGTATTCTGATTGGCTTCATATACAGCACAAGCATGATTGCAAGAAGAACCATTATATTCTTTTCTTAAATCTGCGTGTGCATCTATGTGTAATACTGTTAGGTTGTTGTAGCATTCATTAAAAGCTTTAATACTTCCTATTGAAATTGAATGTTCTCCTCCAAATAGTGTTACAAATTTATTCTTGTTAATAAACCTTTTAGTTACTTCATGTACAGCCTCTACCATAGCTTCTGGCGAGCTATTTTCTGTTACAGCGTCAGCTAAATAAATTCCTTCTTTGTAGACTTCACTATTTGTTTCTATATCATAAAGTTCCATGTTTTCTGATGCTTTTAAAAATGCTTCTGCTCCTTTATCAGCACCTTTTTGCCATGTACTTGTTCCGTCAAAAGGCACAGGAATTAATACTACTTTTGAAGTTTCTAATTTTGAGTATTCTTCTGCAATTCCTGCATAAGTTCTATTAGTTTTCATATCCTAAAATTGAAAGAAATTCTTTACTTGTTTGTTGTTCTTTAAATAATTGTGTTTTTATATTTCCGTTCTCGTCTTCTTGAATTAAAACATGTTTTGGATGTGGAATTAAACAATGCTGTAATCCACCAAATCCACCAATGGTTTCTTGATAAGCTCCTGAATTGAAAAAGCCAATGTATAATGGTTTCTCTTTTTCATAAACGGGTAAATAAATGGCATTTATATGTTGTTCTGAATTATAATAATCATCACTATCACAAGTTAACCCGCCCAATAAAACACGCTCGTATTGTCTATTCCATTTATTAACTGGAAGCATAATAAAGCGTTTATTAATCGCCCAAGAATCAGGTAGTGTAGTAATGAAAGATGAGTTTATCATATTCCATTTTTCTCGATCGTTTTGTTTTTTTTGATATAGTACTTCATAAATAGCTCCTCCAGCTTCTCCTACGGTAAAGCTTCCGAATTCGGTAAAAATATCTGGGACATTAACTCCAGCCTCATCACAAGTTGTTTTTACCTGGGTTATTATTTCTTCAACCATATACTCGTAATCGTAATTAAAAGCTAATGAGTTTTTGATTGGAAACCCGCCTCCAATATTTAAACTATCTAATGTTGGACAAACTTTCTTTAAATCGATATAAACTTTTAAACACTTCAGTAGTTCGTTCCAATAATATGCATTATCCTTTATACCTGTATTGATAAAAAAATGAAGCATTTTTAATTTTACTTGCGGATTGTTAGCTATTTCTCTTTCGTAAAAAGACACAATGTTTTTATAACCAATACCTAAACGACTTGTATAAAATTCAAATTTAGGTTCTTCTTCTGAAGCAATACGAATTCCTACCTTAAATTGATTATTAGTCTTATCTAACAATAAATTCAACTCTTCAAAATTATCAATAATGGGAATACAATTTTTATGCCCGCCATCTATTAAATTAACAATGTTCTCTATGTAAGTATCACGTTTAAAACCGTTACATAATACATAAGCATTATCATTTAACTTTCCTTTTTTCTTTAAAGATTTGATAATATCAATATCAAATGCTGAAGAAGTTTCTATATGTATATCGTTTTTTAAAGCTTCTTCAAGGATATATTTAAAGTGTGAGCTTTTAGTGCAGTATGAGTAATGGTATTTGCCATTGTAATCTAATTTAGATATAGCGTTATTAAACCACTTTTGGGCTCTTTTAATGTTTTTGGAAATTTTTGGTAAATACGTAAATTTTAATGGTGTTCCGTATTGTTTAATTAATTCCATTAAATCTATTCCATGAAAGAATAAGTTTCCATTATGGGTGTGAAATTCCTCTTGAGGAAAATCAAATGTTTGTTCTATTAAATCTTTGTATTTAGTATTCATTTTATTTCAATAAAAATTATAGAATACAACCTTTTAATCACCTTGTGATTTGGTTGGATATAACTTAAATTGAAATAAGACTAAACTCTAAGGTCTAGAAAAACACCTCTTAGTCTGAGGTTTTGGAGTATACTTAATTGTAATAAAGTAGAAGAAACCTTAATTTTTTCGCTGTGTTTCCAAAACACTAAGCAACTTTCCATCTTCCTATTCAAGTTGCCTACGAAACGTGCTAAACGTAACATTTTATTAATCCATAGGTAAATCAAATATAAAGTTTTTTTTAACATAAAAAACTTCTTTTTTGTTGATTAATAATTTTAATACAGCACACATAAAAATAAATTATATCAATTGTTTTTATTGGATTTAATTGCGTATTCTGTTATATAAGCAAATAGTTTTATATTCACAACCTGAAGGTCACTGGTTCGAGTCTAATTCCCGTTACTAGCCAAGATTCATCACCATATTTTGTTGATGGGTTTTTTATTTTCTTTTTAAGACATGTCAAAAAAAAATAATAGACTATGACTTATAGCTAGTAGTTGATAAGTGAAGCTGTTTTAATCATTTCCCATCCAATCTAAAAACTGAATAACTTTTACTCTACTTATGAGGATGTCATCATCTACAGGTAATTTCAGTTTAAGTTTAAGGCGACTGTTGAAAAATTTAGAGGCTTTTTCTACAGCATCGATATTGATAATATACTTGCGAGATACTCGAAAGAACATTTTGGGATTAAGTTTTACTTCTATTTCATTAAGAGAAGGGTCTAATAGAAACTTGTCTTTTTTATAAGTTACTAAATAAGTGTATTTAGCATCAGAAAAGAAATAAGCAATTTCACTAGTATGAACATACCGAAAAACATCACCGATTTTAATAGTAAATCGATCTTTATATTCTTTTTGAGGAGATTGAAGTAGTACTTGTAGTTCTTGCATCGAAATAGTCTGCTTCTTCTGAATTAACATTTCGTGTTTTTGAAGAGCCCCTTTCAGGTTCTTTTGATCAACAGGTTTTAACAAATAATCAATACTGTTTAGTTTAAAAGCTTGTATCGCATATTCATGATATGCAGTTAGGAATATAATAGGAGCTTTAGGTGTTATGTCTGAAAAAATTTGAAAACATTGTCCATCCGCAAGTTCTATGTCCATAAATATGAGATCACACCCATTTTCATTAGTAGTAAACCAATCTATGCTATCTGAAACTGATTTTAAACAAGCAACAATATTAATTTCTGTACCAGTTTGATGGAGCATTTCTATTAATTCTCGTTGCGCTAATACTTCGTCTTCTATAATAAGAATATTCATTATTTTATAAAAAGGGTAAAATTACTTTAAAATCGTTTGGGGTTACTATAACATTAATCTCTTGATTAAATTTAGCGTATTGCATACGGATATTTTTTAACCCAATACCCCAAGACGCCTCACTTTTCTTGTGCTGAATAATATTATGTACTGTAATTGAATTAGCGTCAGAGATTATATTAATTTTTAGTGGTTTACTATCTGTAATACTATTATGTTTTACAGCATTTTCAATTAAAATTTGTAATGCCATTGGAATTATTTTTTTTGTAAGATGGACATCTTTTATTTGAACAGAGATTTGTAAATTAGATTCAAAACGTGTTTTTAATAAGAAAATATAATCTTTCAAAAAATTAATCTCTTCTTCTAAAGTAATCAATTCTTTATTGTGTTGTTCTAATACGTGTCTATATACATTGGATAATTTCCTTGTAAATTCTTTCGCTTTATTACCATCAAAGCTTACCAATGCTGAGAGTGTGTTTAAACTATTAAATAAAAAGTGAGGATTAAGTTGATTTTTTAATATTTCATATTGAAAATGAGAATTTTCTTTTTTTAACCATGCATTATCCAAGGCCGTTTCATAATGTCTAGTATATTGAAAATAAAATTCCATTGTAAGGATTAATAAAATATTAATAATAACACCAATTATAGAGCTGTAGAATATTTTTTTAAAAGGAATGATTTCTTGACCTTTATATAGATAGATAATAAGATTGATGAGTATTACCCAAACTATAATTATAATTATTCCTAAAAAAAATTCGATAAAGAAGCGTTTTATCATGCTGCTATAATTATTCCATGAAAAATGGATGTCTAATTTTTGAATTAACCGATAATCTAAATAACATATAAATAAAAGATTAGGGAAGTTGATTAAAAATTTTGATAGTAAGTTTTTGAAACTAAATAAGGCTTCATTGTTTTGTAGCCAGTAAGAAAAATCAATAATTACTTGAAAAGTAATGGCGTAAAATGCTAGAAGGAGAATTAATTTCCAATTAAAAAAACGATTCGTGTACTGTAGATTAGGTAATTTCAATTAAAATTCGATTTTATAATAAAAATTAGGAAGAAGAAATAAAACATCATTATCAACTACTTTGTTAGTGAAAAAATTATATTCATATCCTTGATTTTGTGTTGCTAATGTAGCATTTTGAAAATCCAATCCCCAAGTGGTTGTGCTTTTCTTTTTATTAATTTTATAAGTAACTCCAAAATTAACCCATAATTCTGGGTCGTTCTGTAGGCTATATAATCGGTCGTGATCTAGAACAACTTTTTGTTTTGCAGTACTTTGAGCTTCTAAAAACGGAGTATTACGTTGACCGCCCAAATAAGTTGTATTAAAATTGAAGCCAAGTGTTCTTTTTTTATAGTTGGCTATATCTTTACTATTACTAATAGTAAATTCTTTACCAGCAGTTAGAGTAGCTGAGTAACTTCTATTAAATAAAGAGTTTCTTTCAATACCATCACCACCAACATAATTTGAGTTGAAGAAAGATGCTGTTAGTAAATAATAATAGTTGTTACTAAAATACTTTTCTAAAGTAATATCAACTCCAATGTTTTTACCAGTACCATCATTATTCAAGGCTCTGTCAAGTTTCCAAAGCTGGGTGTAGTTAGCGGTAGAGTATGAGCTATCTATAGCAACAGGTACATCATGTAATTTTTGGTAATAACCTTCTACATTAAGATGTAAACTGTTGTTTATTTTCAAATCAACACTTGCAACATAATGATTTGCTTTTGATTTTTTAATATGTTTATTATTTCTGATTGCTCCATTTTTATCTAAATGCTTAAAATAATAGACTTTTAAATCTTCTCTACGACTATGTGAACCATAGCCTAACCCAAATTTAAGCTTTGGTGAGGCTTTCCATTGTATACCTGCTCGGGGTTCAATAGTAGTTTCTTTATTTACACTAAAGTGTGAAATATTAACACCAAGTTGTGCACTAAATTTTGGCGAAATTTGAAAATCTGTTTGTGTATAAGTTTGAAAGTAATAACTGTTTTCTTTAGTGTTTAGGTATTCTTTTAATGGTTCTTTAGAATTATCAACTTGACGTGCGGTTGCTTTTAGACTAAGATAATCAGCAGTAATTCCAGTAGAAGTATGTATACGTTTAGAAAATTTATTAGATAAGTTTGTGGTAAGAGTGTATTTAATTTCACGATTTTCTAGATTACTATAAGGTGTTAATGTTCCTGTATTTAAAAATTCTGAATCTGGTTCGAACCATTCTGTTTTAGATTTGTAGCCACTAGTTGTTATACCGATAGAACTATTTAAAAAAGATTTTTTATTTAATTGTATTTTATGATTTACACCAATTGCCATCATATCAAAATCAATATCGTCTTGTTTAAAATCTCTTTCAGTTTCTCTACGCTTTATTTCACCATCTTTTTTATCTACTTTGTATTTTTTATAAGGAGTAAATATGGAGCTTATTCCAGCCATACCCCACATGGAAAAGTTTCCACTGTTTTCGGTTGGGATATATAATTTAAATGAAAGGTCTTGGTAGTCTGGAGAAACACCTCTTACGAGTCTTCCATAATAGCCGATAAAGCCATGACGATAATTTACAAGATAGCTGGAGTTAGATCCTTTTTTTAGAGGACCTTCTATTGCTAAATCAACTCCTAGAATTCCTAATTGCCCTGTATATTTGGTTTCATCATTATTTCCTTTTCTAAAATTGATATCAAATACACCAGAAGTAACATTACCATAAGCAGCAGGGAAAGCACCAGTTATAAAGTCTGATGTACCTAATACATTAGGGCTAAAAATAGTAACAAGACCAGCACCAGCAAGATTACCGCCACCAAAGTGTGAGGCGCCAGGTACTTCTATGCCTTCAATTCGCCATAATACATTGGTAGGAGAATTTCCACGAATTACGACTCCATTATCTTGAGCGGATCCAAAAGTAGCTCCAGCAAAATTGTAAGCAACTCTGGCAGGATCACCTAATCCACCTGCGAAGCGGGTAGCCTCTTCTATGGAAAAAGAGCGAGCACTAACTTTTGCTGATTTGTTTAAAGGGCGCTTCGCATTTATAGGGGTAATTAGAACTTCATTAAGATTTTCTAGAGATTCTTCCATTTCTACAATAATTGTATATGCTCTTGCCGATGTAATAAGTGCTCCTCTAGTAATTATAGGTTGATAGCCTATAAAAGAAACTTTAATGTCTTGTCTTCCTATAGGAACATTATTGAGTTCAAATTCTCCATTTATATTTGTTATAACTCCTAACAAAGGTTTTGTGTTTGGTATGGTAATAGTTGCGCCTATAAGTGGCTGTTTAGATGTAGCATCTATAACTTTTCCAGAGATTTTCTGAGTAAGTTCCTGGGATATAGATAAGTAAGTGTTCAGTATGGTAATTATAAAAAATAATAAAACTCTTAAAAACATAATTAAGTATTTGATTTAAATAAAGGGATAAAAGTATAGAGAACGCATAGGTTGAATATTGTT belongs to Tenacibaculum sp. MAR_2010_89 and includes:
- a CDS encoding choice-of-anchor I family protein, whose product is MKNLAQSIIALSFLFIASCNDDSPAPALENTNVNFKHKTTIKVGGEGASKITAYDAKTKKIFIVNVEKKEISIYDITNLNTPVKKTPITITSGSPNSVSIYNGKLAVAIENNNKQSNGKIALYNTDDQSLEASFTVGALPDMVTFSKDGKMIVCANEGEPNKDYTNDPLGSVSIISIENKQITTLDFSSFNSQEAELESKGFRVFGPNATLAKDVEPEYITISDDSKTAWVSLQENNGIAKINLITKTIETIYPLGFKDYSIAKNSIDPSNKDGKKELRQVPVYGMYQPDAITHVTIKGVGYVISANEGDAREYDGTPGFVNEERIKKIKLDPTVFPSVNDYQNEANLGRLKIALDIGDTDNDGDYDKLYSYGARSFSIWSENGNLIYDSGNTIAKELLATTSDKFNDDDKRSDDKGAEPESVEVLNIANQRYILFVGLERTDQVLVYDISNPAAPIFLTILSHNGDEAPEGLLAIPSKDSPNSKDLLIVSNEDSGTVSIYENLK
- the era gene encoding GTPase Era, which translates into the protein MVHKAGFVNIIGNPNVGKSTLMNAFVGEKLSIITSKAQTTRHRILGIVNNDNYQVVFSDTPGIIKPAYELQESMMDFVKAAFEDADVLIYMVEMGEKELKNEAFFNKIIHSKIPVILLLNKIDKSSQEEVEDKINYWKNKVPNSFVYIISALEKFNVENVFQKIIELLPEGPAFYPKDQLTDKPERFFVNEKIREKILQHYKKEIPYSVEIETESFTEEEDIIKIRSVIMVERDTQKGIIIGHKGSAIKRVGTEARKDLQRFFDKKVFLDLYVKVNKNWRSNDKQLKRFGYKD
- a CDS encoding VOC family protein: MSANFHLSLPCKDVATTKTFYTKVFNVELGRNTNSWLDINLFGNQITFTKSGEFNFEFKNYRLEEHILPSFHFGIILDIDEFGKLYGKLLQMDIGVTIETTFMKGNVGEHLSFFVKDPNSYMIEFKSFKEKSSIFKS
- a CDS encoding deoxyhypusine synthase family protein; translation: MNTNRHPISDFIEKYFLHFNAAALVDAAKGYEEQLEQGSKMLVSLAGAMSTAEIGKIFSEIIRQDKVHIISCTGANLEEDIMNLVAHSHYKRVPNYRDLTPQDEWDLLLKGLNRVTDTCIPEDEAFRRLQKHIFKIWKEAEENDESYFPHEFMYKLLLSGVLEEYYEIDIKDSWMYAAAQKNLPMVVPGWEDSTMGNIFASYVLKGDLKASTMKSGIEYMTFLADWYTDNSNNGIGFFQIGGGIAGDFPICVVPMLYQDMEREDTPFWSYFCQISDSTTSYGSYSGAVPNEKITWGKLDIDTPKYIIESDATIVAPLIFAYLLNM
- the speB gene encoding agmatinase, with translation MKTNRTYAGIAEEYSKLETSKVVLIPVPFDGTSTWQKGADKGAEAFLKASENMELYDIETNSEVYKEGIYLADAVTENSSPEAMVEAVHEVTKRFINKNKFVTLFGGEHSISIGSIKAFNECYNNLTVLHIDAHADLRKEYNGSSCNHACAVYEANQNTNLVQVGIRSMDVSETRVMNKDKVFFAHEMATNEYWMDDVIDQLTGNVFITFDLDALDPSIMPSTGTPEPGGLFWYETLEFLQKVFKAKNVVGFDIVELCPNPSEKSSDFLAAKLYYKMLSYKFSLKDDDYEEDENNDSPFNKLSKFRDNDEY
- a CDS encoding arginine decarboxylase — translated: MNTKYKDLIEQTFDFPQEEFHTHNGNLFFHGIDLMELIKQYGTPLKFTYLPKISKNIKRAQKWFNNAISKLDYNGKYHYSYCTKSSHFKYILEEALKNDIHIETSSAFDIDIIKSLKKKGKLNDNAYVLCNGFKRDTYIENIVNLIDGGHKNCIPIIDNFEELNLLLDKTNNQFKVGIRIASEEEPKFEFYTSRLGIGYKNIVSFYEREIANNPQVKLKMLHFFINTGIKDNAYYWNELLKCLKVYIDLKKVCPTLDSLNIGGGFPIKNSLAFNYDYEYMVEEIITQVKTTCDEAGVNVPDIFTEFGSFTVGEAGGAIYEVLYQKKQNDREKWNMINSSFITTLPDSWAINKRFIMLPVNKWNRQYERVLLGGLTCDSDDYYNSEQHINAIYLPVYEKEKPLYIGFFNSGAYQETIGGFGGLQHCLIPHPKHVLIQEDENGNIKTQLFKEQQTSKEFLSILGYEN
- a CDS encoding LytTR family DNA-binding domain-containing protein — its product is MNILIIEDEVLAQRELIEMLHQTGTEINIVACLKSVSDSIDWFTTNENGCDLIFMDIELADGQCFQIFSDITPKAPIIFLTAYHEYAIQAFKLNSIDYLLKPVDQKNLKGALQKHEMLIQKKQTISMQELQVLLQSPQKEYKDRFTIKIGDVFRYVHTSEIAYFFSDAKYTYLVTYKKDKFLLDPSLNEIEVKLNPKMFFRVSRKYIINIDAVEKASKFFNSRLKLKLKLPVDDDILISRVKVIQFLDWMGND
- a CDS encoding sensor histidine kinase, with the translated sequence MKLPNLQYTNRFFNWKLILLLAFYAITFQVIIDFSYWLQNNEALFSFKNLLSKFLINFPNLLFICYLDYRLIQKLDIHFSWNNYSSMIKRFFIEFFLGIIIIIVWVILINLIIYLYKGQEIIPFKKIFYSSIIGVIINILLILTMEFYFQYTRHYETALDNAWLKKENSHFQYEILKNQLNPHFLFNSLNTLSALVSFDGNKAKEFTRKLSNVYRHVLEQHNKELITLEEEINFLKDYIFLLKTRFESNLQISVQIKDVHLTKKIIPMALQILIENAVKHNSITDSKPLKINIISDANSITVHNIIQHKKSEASWGIGLKNIRMQYAKFNQEINVIVTPNDFKVILPFL